A DNA window from Zingiber officinale cultivar Zhangliang chromosome 3A, Zo_v1.1, whole genome shotgun sequence contains the following coding sequences:
- the LOC122052687 gene encoding BRISC and BRCA1-A complex member 2-like, producing the protein MSVEPPLPQPIAAQLNHLLTYSPLSVKVERVWSGSKNARYSDRLTLSIPFCLDYIKWDVIYNALHPSLAPDVVFSLEDDDFDPLGDIAREGEMRLSKSSLCDWNGKDPSKLMALVHELRDLYTHYQRRRVGEIDDARLKFELNTMLSREGIEVCMVPSPDRPEEVKFSVRLIDTDLNKLVTSCNWKHQQKIYLQVIFPVSRSYSSAPAAPRIKLVSTPELKSLFSIEDVKLPQWLDGMCMAEYLPVIEDHLKVQVVEAIASIGARRRFIEALAPLFGRPLEVDPVFCRRATVLCGSGAFTFLVHFSIPTQFPKQQPILVMQSSQHFNSQSLPISSPPVNEYPWSPRWEPAEMAERIFEFVVDECLDFKKFCIDSSPK; encoded by the exons ATGTCCGTGGAGCCACCACTGCCGCAGCCGATCGCCGCTCAGCTCAACCATCTTCTCACATACTCTCCCCTCTCCGTCAAG GTCGAGCGGGTATGGTCCGGATCCAAGAACGCTCGATACTCCGACCGCTTAACTCTCTCAATCCCCTTCTGCCTTGACTACATCAAAT GGGATGTGATCTACAACGCGCTCCACCCGTCACTAGCGCCGGATGTCGTCTTTTCGCTGGAGGACGATGACTTCGATCCCCTAGGTGATATAGCAAGGGAGGGGGAAATGCGGTTGAGCAAGAGCAGCTTGTGTGATTGGAACGGAAAAGATCCATCGAAGCTGATGGCTCTTGTCCATGAACTCAG GGATCTGTACACACATTATCAGAGGAGGAGGGTAGGGGAGATTGATGATGCTAGGCTTAAGTTTGAACTTAATACTATGCTTTCGAGGGAG GGGATTGAAGTATGTATGGTTCCATCTCCTGATAGG CCAGAGGAAGTAAAATTTTCTGTACGCTTAATtgatacggacttaaacaagttAGTTACATCATGCAATTGGAAACATCAGCAGAAGATCTACTTGCAG GTTATATTTCCTGTTAGCAGAAGTTATTCTTCGGCACCTGCAGCTCCAAGAATAAAATTAGTTTCTACTCCAGAGTTAAAGTCCTTATTCTCTATCGAGGATGTCAAACTTCCACAATGGTTAGATGGGAT GTGCATGGCCGAATACCTTCCTGTTATTGAAGATCACCTCAAGGTTCAG GTTGTGGAGGCAATTGCATCCATTGGTGCAAGAAGACGTTTTATAGAGGCTTTAGCTCCTCTTTTTGGAAGACCACTAGAAGTTGATCCG GTATTCTGCAGAAGAGCTACTGTGCTTTGTGGCTCTGGGGCTTTTACATTTTTG GTTCACTTTTCTATTCCTACACAGTTCCCAAAGCAGCAACCCATATTGGTAATGCAAAGTTCTCAG CACTTTAATTCTCAAAGCCTACCAATATCCTCACCCCCTGTGAATGAATACCCTTGGAGCCCTAGATGGGAACCAGCAGAGATGGCGGAACGAATATT CGAGTTCGTGGTAGACGAGTGTTTAGATTTCAAAAAGTTCTGCATTGATTCATCACCTAAGTAA
- the LOC122052688 gene encoding uncharacterized protein LOC122052688, translating into MSLKGVLMAAALQGVTEARARIFGHVLNPLGKRSPHKILRKKLIGEKIASWYPDDIKNEDPSVLAREEKERLAKLEMLKRRGKGPPPKGQGKRATKRKK; encoded by the exons ATGAGCTTAAAGGGCGTGCTGATGGCCGCGGCGCTGCAAGGGGTGACGGAGGCACGGGCGAGGATCTTCGGCCATGTCCTGAACCCGTTAGGGAAGCGGTCGCCCCACAAGATCCTTCGCAAAAAGCTCATTGGAGAAAAAATTGCATCGTGGTACCCAGATGACATCAAGAACGAAGACCCCTCTGTTCTTGCCCGCGAGGAGAAAGA GCGATTGGCTAAGTTGGAGATGTTGAAGCGCCGCGGCAAGGGTCCTCCACCGAAGGGTCAAGGAAAACGTGCTACCAAGCGCAAGAAATAA